The following coding sequences lie in one Myxococcus xanthus genomic window:
- a CDS encoding SAM-dependent methyltransferase, producing the protein MLGSPPDMGKPYRPKDHYFQKAKQEGLRARSAFKVDELIKRFPMVKKGHVVLDLGAAPGGFLQILADAVGPKGRVIGVDIVAIRPFSQPFVQTAVLDVLADDFDAKLTELHAGPFDAVISDMAPKTSGIKATDEARSLRLAGKALELAAARGRPGSSFVAKVFMGRDFEDFRNQVRALFEEVKVVRPEATRGASMEVYLVGLRRRAPEAPEAN; encoded by the coding sequence ATGCTAGGGAGCCCCCCTGACATGGGCAAGCCCTACCGTCCTAAAGACCACTATTTCCAGAAGGCCAAGCAAGAGGGCCTGCGGGCACGTTCGGCCTTCAAGGTCGATGAACTCATCAAGCGCTTCCCCATGGTGAAGAAGGGGCACGTGGTGCTCGACCTGGGGGCGGCGCCCGGAGGTTTCCTTCAGATATTGGCGGATGCCGTGGGACCGAAGGGCCGCGTCATCGGCGTGGACATCGTCGCCATCCGTCCTTTCAGCCAGCCCTTCGTGCAGACGGCGGTGCTGGACGTGCTCGCGGACGACTTCGACGCGAAGCTGACCGAGCTCCATGCCGGCCCCTTCGACGCCGTCATCTCCGACATGGCCCCCAAGACGAGCGGCATCAAGGCCACCGACGAGGCGCGCAGCCTGCGGCTGGCGGGCAAGGCGCTGGAGTTGGCCGCGGCGCGGGGCCGGCCCGGGTCGTCCTTCGTGGCCAAGGTCTTCATGGGCCGGGACTTCGAGGACTTCCGCAACCAGGTCCGCGCCCTCTTCGAAGAGGTGAAGGTGGTCCGGCCGGAAGCGACCCGCGGCGCCAGCATGGAGGTCTACCTGGTGGGTCTGCGCCGCCGTGCGCCAGAGGCCCCGGAGGCGAACTGA
- a CDS encoding alpha-2-macroglobulin family protein translates to MHRTPWTRAPFVRFWLFALLLLTSPVLGQGKAPPSWKAIEGMVEAQKLEAAAQGAEARLAQAKSKGDEAEWTRALVRTVQLRTEMHGYETAVRFLREQPWPKGTLPRATLNLYYANALVTYAQVYGWEVRQRESVASSGPVDLKAWTYEEILAEAQRAYEEVWKQRQQLGGEPLKALAEYVKPNTYPEGLRSTLRDAVSYLRVSLLADSSHWRPEQANEVYRLDLGTLLEGTPKVTLTDPGVHPLVKVAAVLGDLEAWHQSAGRRESALEARLQRYTVLHQHFTDTADRTRIRQHLAALLPAFRDMPWSTMGQAQLAEMERAADHAVRAHSLAKACAATHPESKGAQRCRVLMAAIEAPEFSMGSLESDGPRRRSVEVTHRNVSMLHFRAFSVDLEKRLTQVDDYNLMPDGAPLKALVKDQRPVATWSVPLPKTEDFREHRTFVTPPLTARGTYVIMASAHEDFRATNNRIVAVYLTVTPWVIVARPSNGNLLEVRLVDGDTGEPVPKVPLRLLRVNYRQGFKEAARILSDADGAATFDSVPGDGYRSYVLVAGVGRNALLHPGQVPFYERHQPGDVQSALVFTDRAVYRPQQKVLWKAVAFSGRGEQARYQTLADRPLQVTLFDPNLQVVESREVRTNDFGSAAGEFTIPTGRMLGAWSVTVSAGGRAAIRVEEYKRPTFEVTLKDAKAQLRLNRPATFQGEARYYFGMPVTSGSVRWRAYREPVLPWWWWGPPSGASQRQVVATGTSPLGADGGFTIGFTPEADERSAATPGLTWNYRIEADATDEGGETRSASRAFRLGFVAVEARVDLDTGFLREGAAAEVRLTRSTLDGAPQPGPGKWRLVALKQPAQPLLPADEPYGLPEYKDPEAVFTPTPGDNLRPRWFGAYSPESTIRGWTDGAEQATGSVQHDTEGLAVLKLPSLKAGAYRLHYETTDAFGQTYTVGRELVVAGKATPLAVPAMLVAERETARVGEVVRLMAVSGFKGQPLLLDIYQGERRISRRKLTAGQTSGVVEVPVTAELRGGFTVALSTVRDYQFLLFSKSIFVPWDDKELQLEFATFRDTLRPGAKETWRVTVKGPKGAKVEAGTAELLAYMYDQSLDLFAKQTPPSVASLYPQEHAHVDMQSSASLGDPRWVVNARYGEVPSWSAPEPDALLFGEGFEVGGPGRRRMRQMVRGEMGGMREGAAPRAAMPMAAPPVPGAPPPPPAEASFRAEAKMQSDKEERFGRGGGTPDAPQPLRSNFAETAFWAPQVLTGADGSATLEFTVPDSVTAWSVWVHAVTRDLKGGSLQRASRSVKELMVRPYVPRFLREGDRAVLEVMVNNAASRPMQGALTLDIQDLELQKSVLSDFGVQKASQSFRVEAGKGTRLRFPLTTPTRVGPVAFRVEARAENHSDGELRPLPVLPSRMHLAQSRFVTLKGKDSKTMQFEDLRAGGDPTRVNEQLVVTVDTQLFYSALQALPYLVNYPYECTEQTLNRFVSTGILSSLYGQYPSVARMAKQLSERPTQLETWDSVDPNRKMALEETPWLEMAKGGAGPDAGLVKVLDPKVAAAERTSALAKLRKAQTSSGGFPWWPGGPPSPYMTLYIVHGLSRAMEFGVEVPPEITQGAWGYLARHFREEYATKLMKEERGWEFLTFLNYTASAYPNASYTGDALTAAERARMLAFSYKHWKKHSPYLKGYLALTLKRAGRGADANRVWESVMDSAKTSPELGTYWAQEDRSWLWYNDTTETHAFALRTLTELNPKDARREGLVQWLLLDKKLNHWKSTRATAESLYALVKYLQAEGALGVREDAQVTVGPRVVRMSFAPDEYTGKKNQVVVPGPELNPATMSSVVVEKTTPGFAFASATWHFSTEKLPDSDRGDFFQVSRRYFLRERQGRDAMLVPLAEGAVVLPGDEVEVQLSLRAKHTAEYVHLRDPRAAGLEPENVQSRHRWDLGIVWYEETRDSGTNFFFEQLPAGEYTFKYRLRANMGGQFKVGPATVQSMYAPEFTAYSAGAVITVGAAK, encoded by the coding sequence ATGCATCGGACCCCCTGGACCCGCGCACCCTTTGTTCGCTTCTGGCTGTTCGCCCTGCTGCTGCTGACCTCGCCCGTGCTGGGGCAGGGCAAGGCGCCGCCTTCGTGGAAGGCCATCGAGGGGATGGTCGAAGCGCAGAAGCTGGAGGCCGCCGCCCAGGGCGCCGAGGCCCGTCTGGCGCAGGCGAAGTCCAAGGGCGACGAGGCCGAGTGGACGCGCGCGCTGGTGCGCACGGTGCAGCTGCGCACCGAAATGCATGGCTACGAGACGGCGGTGCGCTTCCTGCGGGAGCAGCCCTGGCCCAAGGGCACGTTGCCTCGCGCGACGCTGAACCTCTACTACGCGAACGCGCTCGTCACCTATGCGCAGGTCTACGGCTGGGAGGTGCGCCAGCGCGAGTCCGTGGCGTCCTCCGGGCCGGTGGACCTCAAGGCGTGGACCTACGAGGAGATTCTCGCCGAGGCCCAGCGGGCCTACGAGGAGGTGTGGAAGCAGCGGCAGCAACTCGGCGGCGAGCCCCTGAAGGCGCTGGCCGAGTACGTGAAGCCCAACACCTACCCGGAGGGGCTGCGCTCCACGCTGCGGGATGCCGTGTCGTACCTGCGCGTGTCCCTGCTGGCGGACAGCTCGCACTGGCGGCCCGAGCAGGCCAATGAGGTGTACCGCCTGGACCTGGGCACGCTCCTGGAGGGGACGCCCAAGGTGACGCTGACGGACCCCGGCGTCCATCCGCTGGTGAAGGTGGCGGCGGTGCTCGGGGACCTGGAGGCGTGGCACCAGTCCGCGGGGCGGCGCGAGTCGGCGCTGGAGGCCCGGCTGCAGCGCTACACGGTGCTGCACCAGCACTTCACGGACACGGCCGACCGGACCCGCATCCGGCAACACCTGGCCGCCTTGCTGCCCGCGTTCCGCGACATGCCCTGGTCGACCATGGGGCAGGCCCAGCTCGCGGAGATGGAGCGAGCGGCGGACCACGCCGTGCGTGCCCACTCGCTGGCGAAGGCGTGCGCGGCCACGCACCCCGAATCCAAGGGGGCGCAGCGCTGCCGCGTGCTCATGGCCGCCATTGAAGCGCCGGAGTTCAGCATGGGCTCGTTGGAGTCGGACGGGCCGCGCCGCCGCTCCGTCGAGGTCACCCACCGCAACGTCTCCATGCTGCACTTCCGTGCGTTCTCCGTGGACCTGGAGAAGCGGCTGACCCAGGTGGATGACTACAACCTCATGCCGGACGGCGCGCCGTTGAAGGCCCTGGTGAAGGACCAGCGTCCGGTGGCCACCTGGAGCGTGCCGCTGCCGAAGACGGAGGACTTCCGGGAGCACCGCACCTTCGTCACGCCGCCGCTCACGGCCCGGGGGACGTACGTCATCATGGCCTCCGCCCACGAGGACTTCCGCGCGACGAACAACCGCATCGTCGCGGTGTACCTGACGGTGACGCCCTGGGTCATCGTCGCGCGGCCCTCGAATGGGAATCTGCTGGAGGTGCGGCTGGTGGACGGCGACACCGGCGAGCCCGTGCCGAAGGTTCCCCTGCGCCTCCTCCGCGTCAACTACCGGCAGGGCTTCAAGGAGGCGGCGCGCATCCTCTCGGACGCGGACGGCGCGGCCACCTTCGACTCGGTCCCGGGTGATGGCTACCGCAGCTACGTCCTGGTGGCCGGCGTCGGACGAAACGCGCTGCTGCACCCGGGCCAGGTGCCGTTCTACGAGCGCCATCAGCCCGGGGACGTCCAGTCTGCGCTCGTCTTCACCGATCGCGCGGTGTACCGCCCCCAGCAGAAGGTGCTGTGGAAGGCGGTGGCCTTCAGCGGCCGGGGCGAGCAGGCGCGCTACCAGACGCTGGCGGACCGCCCGCTCCAGGTGACGCTGTTCGACCCGAACCTCCAGGTGGTGGAGTCCCGGGAGGTCCGCACCAACGACTTCGGCTCCGCCGCGGGCGAGTTCACGATTCCCACCGGCCGGATGCTGGGGGCGTGGTCCGTGACCGTGAGCGCGGGGGGGCGCGCGGCGATTCGCGTGGAGGAGTACAAGCGGCCCACCTTCGAGGTGACGCTGAAGGACGCGAAGGCGCAGCTGCGCCTCAACCGGCCCGCGACGTTCCAGGGCGAGGCTCGCTACTACTTCGGCATGCCGGTGACGTCCGGCTCCGTGCGGTGGCGTGCGTACCGCGAGCCGGTGCTGCCCTGGTGGTGGTGGGGCCCGCCGTCCGGGGCCTCGCAGCGGCAGGTGGTGGCGACGGGCACGTCACCGCTGGGCGCTGACGGAGGCTTCACCATCGGCTTCACCCCCGAGGCGGATGAGCGGTCCGCGGCCACGCCGGGGCTGACTTGGAACTACCGCATCGAGGCGGACGCGACGGACGAAGGCGGTGAGACGCGCTCGGCCAGCCGGGCCTTCCGGCTGGGCTTCGTCGCCGTGGAGGCGCGCGTGGACCTGGACACGGGGTTCCTCCGCGAGGGCGCCGCGGCCGAGGTCCGGCTGACGCGCTCCACGCTGGATGGCGCGCCGCAGCCGGGGCCGGGCAAGTGGCGGTTGGTGGCGCTGAAGCAGCCCGCGCAGCCCCTGCTGCCCGCGGACGAGCCCTACGGCCTGCCGGAGTACAAGGACCCCGAGGCGGTGTTCACGCCCACGCCTGGAGACAATCTGCGTCCTCGGTGGTTCGGGGCGTATTCGCCGGAGTCCACCATTCGCGGCTGGACGGATGGGGCCGAGCAGGCGACCGGCTCGGTGCAGCACGACACCGAGGGCCTGGCCGTGCTGAAGCTGCCGTCGCTCAAGGCGGGCGCGTACCGGCTGCACTACGAGACGACGGACGCCTTCGGTCAGACGTACACCGTGGGGCGCGAGCTGGTGGTGGCCGGGAAGGCGACGCCTCTCGCGGTGCCCGCGATGCTGGTGGCCGAGCGGGAGACGGCGCGGGTGGGAGAGGTGGTGCGGCTGATGGCCGTCTCGGGGTTCAAGGGACAGCCGCTGCTGCTCGACATCTACCAGGGAGAGCGGCGCATCTCCCGGCGCAAGCTCACCGCGGGCCAGACTTCCGGAGTGGTGGAGGTGCCGGTGACGGCGGAGCTGCGCGGCGGCTTCACCGTGGCGCTGTCCACGGTGCGTGACTACCAGTTCCTGCTCTTCTCGAAGTCCATCTTCGTGCCCTGGGACGACAAGGAGCTGCAGCTGGAGTTCGCCACCTTCCGCGACACGCTGCGCCCGGGCGCGAAGGAGACCTGGCGCGTGACGGTGAAGGGGCCGAAGGGCGCGAAGGTGGAGGCGGGCACTGCCGAGCTGCTCGCGTACATGTATGACCAGTCACTGGACCTGTTCGCGAAGCAGACGCCGCCCAGCGTGGCGTCGCTGTATCCCCAGGAGCACGCCCATGTGGACATGCAGTCGTCGGCGAGCCTGGGGGACCCCCGGTGGGTGGTGAACGCGCGATATGGCGAGGTGCCGAGCTGGTCAGCACCTGAGCCTGACGCCTTGCTCTTCGGGGAGGGGTTTGAGGTGGGCGGCCCAGGCCGGCGGCGGATGCGGCAGATGGTTCGTGGTGAGATGGGCGGCATGCGGGAGGGCGCCGCGCCAAGGGCCGCCATGCCCATGGCCGCGCCACCGGTTCCGGGCGCGCCGCCCCCGCCGCCCGCCGAGGCGTCTTTTCGGGCCGAGGCGAAGATGCAGTCGGACAAGGAAGAGCGCTTTGGCCGTGGGGGAGGGACTCCGGACGCGCCGCAGCCGCTGCGCTCCAACTTCGCGGAGACGGCGTTCTGGGCGCCCCAGGTGCTCACCGGGGCGGATGGTTCGGCGACGCTGGAGTTCACCGTGCCGGACTCGGTGACGGCGTGGAGCGTCTGGGTGCACGCCGTCACGCGTGACTTGAAGGGCGGCTCGCTGCAGCGCGCCTCCCGGAGCGTGAAGGAGCTGATGGTGCGCCCCTACGTGCCGCGCTTCCTGCGCGAGGGCGACCGCGCGGTGTTGGAGGTGATGGTGAACAACGCGGCGTCGCGCCCGATGCAGGGCGCGCTCACGTTGGACATCCAGGACCTGGAGCTGCAGAAGAGCGTGCTGTCGGACTTCGGCGTCCAGAAGGCGTCGCAGTCCTTCCGCGTGGAGGCGGGGAAGGGGACGCGCCTGCGCTTCCCACTCACCACGCCCACGCGGGTGGGGCCCGTGGCCTTCCGTGTGGAGGCGCGCGCGGAGAATCACAGTGATGGTGAGCTGCGCCCGCTGCCGGTGTTGCCAAGCCGGATGCACCTGGCGCAGTCGCGCTTCGTGACGCTGAAGGGCAAGGACTCCAAGACGATGCAGTTCGAGGACCTGCGCGCGGGCGGTGACCCGACGCGGGTGAACGAGCAGTTGGTCGTCACCGTGGACACGCAGCTGTTCTACTCGGCGCTCCAGGCGCTGCCGTATCTGGTGAACTACCCCTACGAGTGCACGGAGCAGACGCTCAACCGCTTCGTGTCGACGGGCATCCTGTCCAGCCTGTACGGGCAGTACCCGTCGGTGGCGCGGATGGCCAAGCAGCTGAGCGAGCGCCCGACCCAGTTGGAGACGTGGGACTCCGTAGACCCCAACCGGAAGATGGCCCTGGAGGAGACGCCCTGGCTGGAGATGGCGAAGGGCGGCGCTGGGCCGGACGCCGGCCTGGTGAAGGTGTTGGACCCGAAGGTCGCCGCCGCCGAGCGCACGTCCGCGCTGGCGAAGCTCCGCAAGGCGCAGACGTCCAGCGGCGGCTTCCCCTGGTGGCCGGGTGGTCCGCCGTCGCCGTACATGACGCTCTACATCGTGCATGGCCTCTCCCGCGCGATGGAGTTCGGCGTGGAAGTCCCGCCGGAAATCACCCAGGGCGCCTGGGGCTACCTGGCGCGGCACTTCCGCGAGGAGTACGCGACGAAGCTGATGAAGGAGGAGCGCGGTTGGGAGTTCCTCACGTTCCTCAACTACACGGCCTCCGCGTATCCGAACGCGAGCTACACCGGTGATGCCCTCACCGCGGCGGAGCGGGCGCGGATGCTCGCGTTCAGCTACAAGCACTGGAAGAAGCACTCGCCCTACCTCAAGGGCTACCTGGCGCTGACGCTGAAGCGCGCGGGGCGCGGCGCGGACGCCAACCGCGTCTGGGAGAGCGTCATGGACTCGGCGAAGACGAGTCCCGAGCTGGGCACCTACTGGGCGCAGGAGGACCGCAGCTGGCTCTGGTACAACGACACCACGGAGACGCACGCCTTCGCGCTGCGCACGCTGACGGAGCTCAATCCGAAGGACGCCCGCCGTGAGGGCCTGGTCCAGTGGCTGCTGCTGGACAAGAAGCTCAACCACTGGAAGTCCACCCGGGCCACGGCGGAGTCGCTGTACGCGCTGGTGAAGTACCTCCAGGCGGAAGGCGCGCTGGGGGTGCGCGAGGACGCCCAGGTGACGGTGGGCCCGCGCGTGGTGCGCATGTCCTTCGCTCCGGACGAGTATACGGGCAAGAAGAACCAGGTCGTCGTGCCCGGGCCGGAGTTGAATCCGGCGACGATGAGCTCGGTGGTGGTGGAGAAGACGACGCCAGGCTTCGCCTTCGCGTCCGCGACGTGGCACTTCTCCACGGAGAAGCTGCCGGACAGCGACCGCGGGGACTTCTTCCAGGTGTCGCGGCGCTACTTCCTGCGTGAGCGGCAGGGGCGGGACGCCATGCTCGTGCCGCTGGCCGAGGGCGCCGTGGTGCTCCCCGGTGACGAAGTGGAGGTGCAGCTCTCCCTGCGCGCGAAGCACACGGCGGAGTACGTGCACCTGAGGGACCCGCGCGCCGCGGGCCTGGAGCCAGAGAACGTGCAGTCCCGCCACCGCTGGGATTTGGGCATCGTCTGGTACGAGGAGACGCGGGACTCCGGCACCAACTTCTTCTTCGAGCAGCTGCCCGCCGGTGAGTACACCTTCAAGTACCGGCTGCGCGCCAACATGGGCGGCCAGTTCAAGGTGGGCCCCGCCACCGTGCAGTCCATGTACGCGCCGGAGTTCACCGCGTATTCCGCCGGGGCGGTGATCACGGTGGGCGCGGCGAAGTAG
- the tyrS gene encoding tyrosine--tRNA ligase produces the protein MNPDALRKATPEEQFEEVTRGTVDLHVPEDLKKKLQYSYDTGKPLVIKAGFDPSRPDLHLGHSLLLTRMRRFQEFGHTVVFLIGDFTGLIGDPTGRNATRPALTRDEVKANAETYKKQVFKVLDEAKTQVRFNSSWLDTLGTEGMIRLASRYSVQRMLERDDFKKRFRGEVSISIHEFLYPLLQGYDSVVLKADVELGATDQLFNLLVGRQLMKEEGMAPQVIMTGPILEGLNAKAVDGKIVGDKMSKSLDNYVGIDEPADTIFGKLMSITDDLMWRYYELLSAKTRKELAEMRAQVESGALHPKAVKLGFAQEMTARFQGEEAGKKAAEDFEKRFAKKELSTDELPLVEVSLGGAEKLPVTKLLPESKLVASATEARKLMAQGGVRVNGEKVQDPKAELGAGEYTVQVGKLKVARVKLG, from the coding sequence ATGAATCCGGACGCGCTGCGCAAGGCGACCCCCGAGGAGCAGTTCGAAGAAGTGACCCGTGGCACGGTGGACCTCCACGTGCCCGAGGACCTGAAGAAGAAGCTTCAGTACTCGTATGACACGGGCAAGCCGCTGGTCATCAAGGCGGGCTTCGACCCGAGCCGGCCGGACCTGCACCTGGGCCACTCGCTGCTGCTCACGCGCATGCGGCGCTTCCAGGAGTTCGGCCACACGGTGGTGTTCCTCATCGGTGACTTCACGGGGTTGATTGGCGACCCGACGGGCCGCAACGCCACGCGCCCGGCGCTCACGCGCGACGAGGTGAAGGCCAACGCGGAGACCTACAAGAAGCAGGTCTTCAAGGTGTTGGACGAGGCCAAGACGCAGGTGCGCTTCAACTCCAGCTGGCTGGACACGCTGGGGACGGAAGGGATGATCCGCCTGGCCTCGCGCTACTCCGTGCAGCGCATGCTGGAGCGCGACGACTTCAAGAAGCGCTTCCGCGGCGAGGTCTCCATCTCCATCCACGAGTTCCTCTACCCGCTCCTGCAGGGCTACGACTCGGTGGTGCTCAAGGCGGACGTGGAGCTGGGCGCGACGGACCAGCTCTTCAACCTGCTGGTGGGCCGCCAGTTGATGAAGGAAGAGGGCATGGCGCCCCAGGTCATCATGACGGGCCCCATCCTGGAGGGCCTCAACGCGAAGGCGGTCGACGGGAAGATTGTCGGCGACAAGATGTCCAAGAGCCTGGACAACTACGTGGGCATCGACGAGCCGGCGGACACCATCTTCGGCAAGTTGATGAGCATCACCGACGACCTGATGTGGCGCTACTACGAGCTGCTCTCCGCGAAGACGCGGAAGGAGCTGGCGGAGATGCGCGCCCAGGTGGAGTCCGGCGCGCTGCACCCCAAGGCGGTGAAGCTCGGCTTCGCGCAGGAGATGACGGCGCGATTCCAGGGCGAGGAGGCCGGGAAGAAGGCCGCCGAGGACTTCGAGAAGCGCTTCGCGAAGAAGGAGCTGTCCACGGACGAGCTGCCCCTGGTGGAGGTGTCCCTGGGCGGCGCGGAGAAGCTGCCGGTGACGAAGCTGCTGCCGGAGTCGAAGCTGGTGGCGTCCGCCACCGAGGCCCGCAAGCTGATGGCGCAGGGCGGCGTGCGCGTCAACGGCGAGAAGGTGCAGGACCCCAAGGCGGAGCTGGGCGCCGGTGAATACACGGTGCAGGTGGGCAAGCTGAAGGTCGCCCGCGTGAAGCTCGGTTGA
- a CDS encoding TIGR00282 family metallophosphoesterase — MKVLFMGDVVGRPGLQAVRTLLPRVRAQHGVDVVVANAENSDQGSGITSETAHYLLDSGVQLLTSGNHFYSKKAILPWVKEHPDLLLRPANYPKGTPGKGHSVVKLPDGRALGVINLEGRVFMRTEASPFEVVEGLVEELRQQTPCILVDMHCEASSEKNAMGVHLDGRVSVVVGTHTHVQTADERILPGGTAFITDVGMCGPLDSVIGMKKESSLTRFLGKPAPYEVAERLVYLQGVVVDIDDATGRGRSIHRVREHLPGT; from the coding sequence GTGAAAGTCCTCTTCATGGGGGACGTGGTGGGCCGCCCGGGTCTCCAGGCGGTCCGCACGCTCCTTCCGAGGGTCCGCGCGCAGCACGGCGTGGACGTGGTGGTCGCCAACGCGGAGAACAGCGACCAGGGCTCGGGCATCACTTCAGAGACGGCCCACTACCTGCTCGACAGCGGCGTCCAGCTGCTGACGAGCGGTAATCATTTCTACTCCAAGAAAGCCATCCTCCCCTGGGTGAAGGAGCATCCGGACCTGCTCTTGCGTCCGGCCAACTACCCCAAGGGCACACCGGGTAAGGGCCACAGCGTGGTGAAGCTGCCGGATGGGCGCGCGCTGGGCGTCATCAACCTGGAGGGGCGCGTCTTCATGCGCACCGAGGCCAGCCCCTTCGAGGTGGTGGAAGGGCTGGTGGAGGAGCTGCGCCAGCAGACGCCCTGCATCCTGGTGGACATGCACTGCGAGGCGTCCAGTGAGAAGAACGCCATGGGCGTCCACCTGGATGGGCGGGTGTCCGTGGTGGTGGGGACACACACGCACGTGCAGACGGCGGATGAGCGCATCCTCCCCGGTGGCACGGCCTTCATCACGGATGTCGGCATGTGCGGGCCGTTGGACTCCGTCATCGGCATGAAGAAGGAGTCCTCGCTGACGCGCTTCCTGGGCAAGCCGGCGCCCTATGAGGTGGCGGAGCGGCTCGTCTACCTGCAAGGCGTGGTGGTGGACATCGACGACGCCACCGGACGGGGCCGGAGCATCCACCGCGTGCGTGAGCACCTGCCAGGCACCTGA
- a CDS encoding 5-formyltetrahydrofolate cyclo-ligase, with amino-acid sequence MSETVVEEAAARKQTLREELTARRKAMTPDLIDTRGLKVQSRFLAAPYYQKARTVALYAPIRGEVPTRDILIAALQDGKIVCYPLSHVHGRILSFRAIKSESELEPGRLGVREPTNSADLIAVDQIDLFVVPGLGFTREGKRLGRGGGYYDATLRAASQRSRRVGLAFNDQVVPVLPTTGDDVDMDLVVTESESLRGLYRDWDFLDT; translated from the coding sequence GTGAGCGAGACGGTGGTGGAAGAGGCGGCGGCGAGGAAGCAGACCCTACGAGAGGAGCTCACGGCGCGCCGGAAGGCGATGACGCCGGATCTCATCGATACGCGGGGTCTCAAGGTTCAGTCTCGGTTTCTGGCGGCGCCGTATTATCAGAAGGCGCGCACGGTGGCGCTGTACGCCCCCATTCGGGGGGAAGTGCCAACCCGGGATATCCTGATTGCGGCGTTGCAAGACGGCAAGATTGTCTGCTACCCGCTCTCACATGTTCACGGGCGGATTCTTTCGTTCCGTGCCATCAAGTCGGAAAGCGAGCTGGAACCGGGACGTTTGGGGGTGCGTGAGCCCACCAACTCCGCGGACCTCATCGCGGTGGACCAGATTGACCTCTTCGTGGTGCCGGGCCTGGGCTTCACCCGGGAAGGCAAGCGGCTGGGGCGCGGGGGCGGTTACTACGACGCCACCCTCCGCGCGGCCAGTCAGCGCAGTCGTCGGGTGGGCCTGGCCTTCAATGACCAGGTCGTCCCCGTGCTGCCCACGACCGGGGATGACGTCGACATGGACCTGGTCGTAACGGAGTCTGAGTCCCTGCGCGGCCTGTACCGCGACTGGGACTTCCTCGATACGTGA
- a CDS encoding tetratricopeptide repeat protein, whose translation MSSSYQGDSYGVVSLRMQGDQLVGVATGGPCGFEPDTEVLSGEFQDNVLVGQVLLCQLGPHCEPRVNLPALVVFNPEDGVMTALFRLKDGCRSPVLKNDSLLLLRPLSRDADAVSPARAASATTAVAASATPDGANSSAAQVAAGLGRQGEVSPLEEGQRQLAAGNAGVAQRHFELALSKDPRSAGAVVGLGASQLMLNDVSRAVKTLEAGRALGRADVHLWLAYAYQREGNRNRSRESLRKAFDQGWMPAGRAAEAVAEQALREDIRDIETLMQQQRTRKRVPVRPPAGAGNTTP comes from the coding sequence GTGTCGAGCTCCTATCAAGGGGATTCCTATGGCGTGGTGTCCCTGCGCATGCAGGGAGACCAGCTGGTGGGGGTCGCGACTGGCGGACCCTGCGGATTCGAACCCGATACGGAGGTGCTCTCTGGCGAGTTCCAGGACAACGTCCTGGTGGGCCAGGTGTTGCTCTGCCAGTTGGGGCCCCACTGTGAGCCGCGGGTGAATCTGCCCGCGCTGGTCGTGTTCAACCCGGAAGATGGGGTGATGACGGCCCTGTTCCGCCTGAAGGACGGTTGCCGTTCGCCGGTGTTGAAGAACGACTCCCTCCTGCTGCTGCGGCCGCTGTCCCGGGACGCGGACGCGGTGTCGCCGGCGCGCGCGGCTTCGGCGACCACGGCCGTGGCCGCCTCGGCCACGCCGGACGGCGCGAACTCGTCCGCGGCGCAGGTGGCCGCGGGACTGGGCCGGCAGGGCGAGGTGTCACCCTTGGAGGAGGGGCAGCGTCAGCTGGCCGCGGGCAACGCGGGCGTGGCGCAGCGCCACTTCGAGCTGGCCCTGTCGAAGGATCCCCGCAGCGCCGGCGCGGTGGTGGGCCTGGGGGCCAGCCAGCTGATGCTCAATGACGTGAGCCGTGCGGTGAAGACGCTGGAGGCGGGCAGGGCGTTGGGGCGCGCGGACGTCCACCTGTGGCTGGCCTACGCGTATCAGCGCGAAGGCAACCGCAACCGCTCGCGCGAGTCGCTGCGCAAGGCCTTCGATCAGGGCTGGATGCCCGCGGGCCGCGCGGCGGAAGCGGTGGCGGAGCAGGCGCTGCGCGAAGACATCAGGGACATCGAAACGCTCATGCAGCAGCAGCGGACCCGGAAGCGGGTTCCCGTCCGCCCGCCGGCGGGGGCCGGAAACACCACGCCGTGA